From Pontibacter actiniarum, a single genomic window includes:
- a CDS encoding TonB-dependent receptor encodes MRIFNHSFILLVGLLCLLVPPAVAQSIYTLSGRVLDATTGEALAGATVFLKERPGNGTITDASGSYSFTAPAGAYSVVSKYIGYDEKQQQLQLDRNTALTFRLAPTAYDVQEVEVVATRKPPITETPVMGQLELPLETIKTLPVIFGEVDILKTVQLLPGVKSAGEGSTGFYVRGGGADQNLVLLDKATVYNPGHLFNFFSVFNSDAIDNTTLIKGSMPARYGGRLSSVLDIGMKEGSLSDFKVDGGVGLISSRLSVQGPLAEDKAAFILSGRRTYADAVFNPFLKDTEQGGVPYYFYDINGKLSFVLSERDRLYLSGYYGRDVGELTLSDGRFQSEFFWGNASATARWNHRFSDQMQVDVSGVLSDYKFEFTWDFGGFNTVVQTGVRDYSANLDFDYKPSALHHLQYGVQYTYHQLRPRSGVAEGVEGQDFNTDRLRTKYAHETSFYLSDDIYVTDRLLLSLGLRNSYFNQVGPFELYRFNENQVVVDSTLYRSGEEVVAYSAWEPRVSLNYTLSKSSSVKAAFTKSAQYLHLVSNAYTTLPLDVWVPSSALVEPQRATQYALGYFKTLKGNQYEGSVEVYYKDLENQLEYREGFAPGPSNRDLEYEFVSGGGESYGVELFLRKNYGNLQGWFGYTLSRTTRTFPDLNEGKLFPARYDRRHDLSVVASYKYNDRWTFGGSFVYGTGEATTLPVRRYYIEGSVNYQYGERNSFRMEPTHRLDLSATLQAKKWKNIESSWTFSIYNVYGRRNPFLYYIDNEGEPFGNNVKLQAKKTSIIPFPLPSVTWNFSWK; translated from the coding sequence TTGCGGATATTCAATCATTCATTTATACTTCTGGTAGGTCTGCTTTGCCTGCTGGTGCCGCCGGCAGTGGCGCAGTCTATCTATACGTTGTCGGGGCGGGTGCTGGATGCCACCACGGGTGAGGCGCTTGCGGGTGCCACCGTTTTCCTGAAAGAGCGCCCGGGCAATGGCACGATAACAGACGCCTCCGGTAGTTATAGCTTTACGGCTCCTGCCGGGGCGTACAGCGTTGTGTCCAAGTATATTGGCTACGACGAAAAGCAGCAGCAGCTGCAGCTCGACCGCAATACCGCGCTCACCTTCCGCCTGGCTCCCACGGCCTATGACGTACAGGAGGTGGAGGTGGTTGCCACCCGCAAACCTCCCATCACAGAGACCCCCGTGATGGGCCAGCTGGAGTTGCCGCTGGAAACAATTAAAACCCTGCCGGTTATCTTTGGGGAGGTGGATATCCTGAAAACGGTGCAGCTCCTGCCCGGCGTGAAGTCGGCTGGGGAAGGAAGCACCGGCTTCTATGTGCGCGGCGGCGGCGCTGACCAGAACCTGGTGCTGCTCGACAAAGCCACCGTGTACAACCCCGGTCACCTGTTTAACTTCTTCTCCGTCTTCAACAGCGACGCCATCGACAACACCACGCTGATAAAAGGCAGCATGCCGGCCCGCTACGGCGGTCGCCTTTCCTCTGTGCTCGATATCGGCATGAAGGAAGGCAGCCTGTCAGACTTTAAGGTGGACGGTGGCGTAGGGCTGATCTCCTCGCGGCTATCGGTGCAGGGGCCGCTGGCCGAGGACAAGGCCGCGTTTATACTTTCCGGCCGCCGCACGTATGCCGACGCCGTGTTCAACCCTTTCCTGAAGGACACAGAACAGGGCGGTGTGCCCTACTATTTCTATGATATTAACGGGAAACTCAGCTTTGTGCTTTCGGAGCGGGACAGGCTCTACCTCAGTGGCTACTACGGCCGCGATGTGGGTGAGCTAACCTTGTCGGATGGGCGCTTTCAGTCTGAGTTTTTCTGGGGAAATGCCAGCGCCACTGCCCGCTGGAACCATCGGTTCAGCGACCAGATGCAAGTGGATGTTTCGGGGGTGCTGAGCGACTATAAGTTTGAGTTTACCTGGGATTTTGGCGGCTTCAATACCGTGGTACAGACCGGCGTGCGCGACTACAGCGCCAACCTGGACTTCGACTATAAACCAAGCGCGCTGCATCACCTGCAGTACGGCGTGCAGTACACGTACCATCAGTTGCGCCCGCGCTCCGGGGTGGCCGAAGGTGTGGAGGGTCAGGATTTTAACACAGACCGCCTGCGCACCAAGTACGCCCACGAAACGTCCTTTTACCTGTCAGACGATATTTATGTAACGGACAGGCTGCTGCTTAGCCTTGGTTTGCGAAACAGTTACTTTAACCAGGTGGGGCCCTTTGAGCTGTATCGGTTTAACGAAAACCAGGTAGTGGTAGACTCCACGCTGTACCGCAGTGGCGAGGAGGTGGTGGCCTACAGTGCCTGGGAGCCGCGCGTGTCGCTGAACTACACCTTAAGCAAGAGCAGCTCCGTGAAGGCGGCTTTTACGAAGTCGGCGCAGTACCTGCACCTGGTATCCAATGCCTATACCACGCTGCCGCTGGATGTGTGGGTGCCCAGCTCGGCACTGGTGGAGCCGCAGCGGGCCACGCAGTATGCCCTGGGCTACTTTAAAACACTGAAGGGTAACCAGTACGAAGGCTCCGTGGAAGTATACTACAAGGACCTGGAAAACCAGCTGGAGTACCGCGAAGGCTTTGCCCCCGGCCCCAGCAACCGCGACCTGGAGTATGAATTTGTGAGCGGCGGCGGGGAGTCTTACGGCGTGGAGCTTTTCCTGCGCAAAAACTACGGCAACCTGCAGGGCTGGTTTGGCTATACCCTCTCCCGCACTACCCGCACGTTTCCGGACCTGAACGAGGGCAAGCTGTTCCCGGCGCGATACGACCGTCGCCACGACCTGTCTGTGGTGGCAAGCTACAAGTATAACGACCGCTGGACCTTTGGCGGCAGCTTCGTCTACGGCACCGGAGAGGCTACTACCCTGCCGGTGCGCCGCTATTACATTGAGGGCTCCGTAAACTACCAGTACGGCGAGCGCAACAGCTTCCGGATGGAGCCCACGCACCGCCTCGACCTGTCGGCTACCCTGCAGGCAAAGAAATGGAAGAATATCGAAAGCAGCTGGACCTTCTCCATCTACAATGTGTACGGCCGCCGCAATCCGTTTCTGTATTACATCGATAATGAAGGAGAGCCGTTCGGGAACAACGTAAAGCTGCAGGCGAAGAAAACCTCCATCATCCCGTTCCCGCTGCCTTCTGTTACCTGGAACTTTAGCTGGAAATAA
- a CDS encoding ion transporter gives MTRSSTLKQRLYTIIFEAETPGGKAFDVILLLLILASVATVSLESVAELRQEHLRLFLALEWSFTIIFTVEYILRIYSTPRPFKYIFSFFGLVDLLSIIPTYLSLFILGTQYLLVVRVLRLLRIARIFKMTRFINEGQQLSSALKASLTKIAVFLGTVITLVIIIGSLMYIIEGEASGFTSIPTSVYWAIVTLTTVGYGDIAPVTALGQVLASFVMIMGYGIIAVPTGIVTVEMSRSDKKMAGTRTCPNCHEEGHPAEANYCYNCGYALQAPERA, from the coding sequence ATGACTAGATCTAGCACTTTAAAGCAGAGGCTGTATACGATTATCTTTGAAGCAGAAACACCGGGAGGCAAAGCGTTCGATGTTATACTGCTCCTTTTGATCCTGGCCAGTGTCGCCACGGTTTCGCTGGAGAGCGTGGCTGAGCTAAGGCAGGAGCACCTGCGCTTGTTTCTGGCGCTGGAGTGGTCTTTCACCATCATCTTCACCGTGGAGTACATTCTCCGGATTTACAGCACGCCCAGGCCGTTTAAGTACATCTTCTCCTTTTTTGGGCTGGTTGATTTACTCTCCATCATCCCCACGTACCTGAGCCTGTTTATACTTGGCACGCAATACCTGCTAGTGGTGCGGGTACTGCGCCTGCTGCGGATAGCGCGCATCTTTAAGATGACGCGCTTCATAAACGAAGGGCAGCAGCTATCCAGCGCCCTGAAAGCTAGCTTAACGAAAATTGCCGTTTTTCTGGGCACGGTGATCACGCTCGTGATCATCATCGGCTCCTTGATGTACATCATCGAAGGCGAGGCGAGCGGCTTTACCAGCATCCCCACCAGCGTTTATTGGGCCATTGTTACGTTAACCACCGTTGGATACGGAGACATAGCCCCGGTGACGGCGCTTGGCCAGGTGCTGGCCAGCTTTGTGATGATCATGGGCTACGGCATTATAGCTGTGCCGACAGGCATCGTAACGGTAGAAATGTCCAGGTCTGACAAGAAGATGGCCGGCACGCGCACATGCCCCAACTGCCACGAAGAGGGGCACCCGGCCGAAGCCAACTATTGCTATAATTGCGGTTACGCTCTCCAGGCCCCCGAAAGAGCCTGA
- a CDS encoding TIGR00341 family protein: MFFQALKKSLGHILNIQHETDEPGTIREINDKIPIRGNNTWMLICSAMLASIGLDTSSGAVIIGAMLISPLMSPILGVGLSVGINDREMLIASIKNLALAAAAGLLVSTLYFSITPLGEPTNELLARTQPTLLDVMVAIFGGIAGIISISRSDRSNAIPGVAIATALMPPLCTAGFGLAVGRIDYFFGGFYLFFINAVFISLSTYMIVKYLHFHTKSYVDQAKQKRVAQIMGIMLFIVVLPSVYFLYNVYVGVKTKKKIESLVITDFTDRNNEVLKWEMQETDSLKYIKIYSVGKQVDEKLVQHYNQVLAQNSLKQYRVRLVQLDVSPEEVQQIAYDITHNLTQDMLKTMELQKLQEQRSDSVRRQQLHLSRSSATQDLKLLFPEIQKVQVGEMISTTNPAKPDTVTLVMLDWRKPETAEATANNAKKKAAEQKQRTAQVKEYEGRIRSYLASKLQRDSVRVVSTF; encoded by the coding sequence ATGTTTTTCCAAGCCCTTAAAAAATCGCTGGGGCATATTCTCAACATCCAGCACGAGACAGACGAGCCCGGCACCATCCGGGAGATTAACGACAAAATACCGATCCGTGGCAACAACACCTGGATGCTGATCTGCTCTGCCATGCTGGCCTCCATTGGCCTCGACACCAGTTCCGGGGCAGTCATTATCGGTGCCATGTTAATTTCGCCGCTCATGTCGCCTATACTTGGCGTGGGCCTCTCGGTGGGCATCAACGACCGCGAAATGCTTATTGCCTCCATCAAGAACCTGGCTTTGGCAGCTGCTGCGGGTCTTTTGGTGAGCACGTTATACTTTAGCATAACACCGCTCGGCGAACCTACAAACGAGCTACTGGCCCGCACGCAACCTACTTTACTGGATGTGATGGTGGCTATTTTCGGGGGGATAGCCGGTATCATCTCAATTTCGCGCTCCGATAGGTCCAATGCTATTCCGGGTGTAGCCATTGCCACCGCCTTGATGCCGCCGCTCTGCACGGCTGGCTTTGGGCTTGCCGTAGGCCGCATTGATTATTTCTTCGGGGGCTTTTACCTCTTCTTTATCAACGCCGTCTTTATCAGCCTCTCCACCTACATGATCGTGAAGTACCTGCACTTCCACACCAAATCCTATGTAGACCAGGCCAAGCAGAAGCGCGTTGCCCAGATCATGGGAATCATGTTATTTATAGTGGTGCTGCCAAGTGTTTACTTCCTGTACAACGTGTACGTAGGGGTTAAAACGAAAAAGAAAATCGAGAGCCTAGTTATCACAGACTTCACAGACCGCAACAACGAGGTGCTAAAGTGGGAGATGCAGGAGACAGACTCTTTAAAGTACATCAAGATATACAGCGTGGGCAAGCAGGTAGACGAGAAACTGGTGCAGCATTACAACCAGGTGCTGGCCCAAAACAGCCTGAAACAGTACCGGGTACGGCTTGTTCAGCTGGATGTGTCGCCGGAGGAGGTACAGCAGATTGCCTACGACATAACCCACAACCTGACGCAGGACATGCTCAAAACCATGGAGCTGCAAAAGCTGCAGGAGCAGCGGTCGGATAGTGTGCGCCGCCAGCAACTGCATCTGTCCAGGAGCAGTGCCACACAGGACCTGAAGCTACTTTTCCCTGAAATCCAGAAAGTGCAGGTAGGAGAGATGATCAGCACCACCAACCCCGCGAAGCCAGACACCGTGACGCTGGTAATGCTCGATTGGCGAAAACCAGAGACAGCCGAGGCCACCGCCAACAACGCTAAGAAAAAAGCGGCGGAACAAAAGCAAAGAACAGCGCAGGTGAAGGAGTATGAGGGCCGCATCAGGTCTTACCTGGCAAGCAAGCTACAGCGCGACTCTGTACGGGTAGTATCCACTTTCTAA
- a CDS encoding DUF4249 family protein: MRLAQTILSVLSLALLFGCEEDVTIDLPAGEEQLVVEGHIEQGAPPVLVLTRSVPVFADASLETLEKSFVHDAKVTVTTGGQSYTLKEVPSGAFSEELKRAVSLQIGVRPELLNASGGFNFYVYTSEELQGEVGKSYSLRISHQGKTLTAVTTIPQLNPLSELTISPHPKPEEDSLRILNYSYTDPDTIGNSIRYFTKRNSEPFYPGLFNSVFNDELINGGSITFPLDRGEPKGQEEIDEDLYSYFGVGDTVTVRWAAIDLPHYRFWSSLENEQNSNGSPIGSPNITRSNIKGGLGVWGGYGVTYHTLIIR, encoded by the coding sequence ATGAGACTAGCGCAAACCATCCTATCCGTTCTTTCTCTGGCGCTGCTGTTTGGCTGTGAGGAGGATGTGACCATTGACCTGCCCGCGGGCGAAGAACAGTTGGTGGTGGAAGGGCATATTGAGCAGGGCGCACCGCCAGTGCTCGTCCTGACCCGTTCCGTACCCGTGTTTGCCGATGCCTCGCTGGAAACGCTGGAGAAAAGTTTTGTGCACGATGCCAAGGTAACTGTTACCACAGGCGGGCAAAGCTATACTTTAAAGGAGGTGCCGTCAGGGGCTTTCTCAGAAGAACTTAAAAGGGCTGTTTCGTTGCAGATTGGGGTGCGGCCGGAACTGCTGAATGCCTCCGGGGGCTTTAACTTTTACGTTTATACTTCGGAAGAACTGCAGGGCGAGGTGGGGAAAAGCTACAGCCTTCGCATCAGCCATCAGGGTAAAACGCTTACCGCTGTTACGACCATTCCGCAGCTGAACCCGCTGAGCGAGCTAACCATCTCGCCACACCCCAAACCTGAAGAGGACAGCCTGCGCATCCTGAACTACTCCTACACCGACCCCGACACCATCGGCAACAGCATCCGCTACTTTACCAAACGGAACAGTGAGCCATTTTACCCGGGGCTCTTTAACTCTGTTTTTAACGATGAGCTGATCAATGGGGGCTCCATTACTTTCCCGCTGGACCGGGGGGAGCCGAAGGGGCAGGAAGAGATTGATGAGGATTTGTACAGCTATTTTGGAGTGGGTGACACGGTGACAGTGCGCTGGGCCGCTATCGACCTGCCGCACTACCGCTTTTGGAGCAGCCTGGAGAACGAGCAGAACAGCAACGGCAGCCCTATCGGGTCGCCTAACATTACGCGCTCCAACATCAAAGGTGGCCTGGGCGTGTGGGGAGGCTATGGTGTTACCTACCACACGCTCATCATCAGGTAA
- a CDS encoding phosphatase PAP2 family protein, producing the protein MLEMLEQLDKEAFLYLNEMHSPFWDAVMVFVSEKLVWIPFYLGLIVYLVWRYRRKSILMLLLVIVAIGLSDFIASGIMKPYFMRLRPCHDPTLSEFINIVEGCGGRFGFISSHAANTFALAVFFSLILSDRYLAFKVILIAWAVVVTYSRIYLGVHFPGDVLLGALLGSFMAYLCSLAFYILVNKYPYFSR; encoded by the coding sequence ATGCTGGAGATGCTCGAGCAGCTGGATAAGGAGGCTTTCCTTTACCTGAATGAGATGCACAGCCCTTTTTGGGATGCTGTGATGGTTTTTGTGTCGGAGAAGCTGGTATGGATACCTTTTTACCTGGGGTTGATTGTTTACCTGGTCTGGCGCTACCGCCGCAAAAGTATACTGATGCTGCTGCTGGTGATCGTAGCCATCGGCTTGTCTGATTTTATCGCCTCCGGCATTATGAAGCCATACTTTATGCGCCTTCGCCCCTGCCACGACCCCACGCTCTCGGAGTTCATCAACATCGTGGAGGGCTGTGGCGGCCGGTTTGGCTTTATCTCCTCGCATGCGGCCAATACCTTTGCGCTGGCGGTTTTCTTTAGCCTGATTCTCTCAGACCGCTACCTGGCCTTCAAGGTCATACTTATTGCCTGGGCGGTGGTGGTTACCTACAGCCGCATTTACCTCGGTGTGCACTTTCCGGGGGATGTGCTTTTGGGCGCCCTGCTGGGCTCCTTTATGGCGTATCTGTGCTCTCTGGCCTTTTACATCCTGGTGAACAAATATCCCTACTTTTCGCGTTAA
- a CDS encoding alpha-ketoacid dehydrogenase subunit alpha/beta yields MSNETLEAIKLDLELLKKAYRLMITAKTLADTYEENKAICSKYVHSTSRGHEAIQLAAALQLQPYDFASLYYRDDSMLLGMGLQPYELMLQLMAKADDPFSGGRTYYGHPSLKREGFPTIPHQSSATGMQAIPATGMAHGLAYLEGQGLLKGEERPIVLCSLGDGSVTEGEVAEAFQMAVLKGLPIIYLIQDNDWGISATGKEMRAMDAFEYAAGFKGMERLRVNGSDFEESYEGMRVAIEYVRKVRRPILVHAKVPLLGHHTSGVRREWYRGENLQQHSIDDPIPKLREVLLEAGLSVDDVKLLEQEAMQTVAADYERALNAPNPDPASFDKHEFAPTPVTEEKGERSPAGAEKVTMVDAALHAVDDILNTYPEALFYGQDVGGELGGVFREAALLAKKYGDARVFNTPIQEAYIVGSTAGMSAVGAKAIVEIQFADYIWPGINQLVEELSKSCYLSNGQFPVQSVIRVPIGAYGGGGPYHSGSIESTLLNIRGIKVIFPSNAADMKGLMKAAFLDPNPVVMLEHKGIYWSKVPGTEDAKTFEPDEDYILPLGKANMVQQASEEEMRMGNSMTVITYGMGVYWAKTASKQFPGSIEIVDLRTLNPLDYETVRASVERHGKALVLTEEPLMNSFAESLAGRLSRDCFQKLDAPIYTLGAANLPAIPLNVELEKMMLPNAEKVAAKMEELLNY; encoded by the coding sequence ATGTCTAACGAAACCCTGGAAGCCATAAAACTTGATCTGGAACTACTCAAAAAGGCTTACCGACTGATGATTACTGCCAAAACCCTGGCAGATACTTACGAAGAAAACAAGGCGATTTGCAGCAAGTATGTGCACAGCACCTCGCGCGGACACGAAGCCATACAACTGGCCGCCGCGCTGCAGCTGCAACCTTATGACTTCGCCTCCCTCTACTACCGCGATGACTCGATGCTGCTGGGCATGGGCCTGCAGCCGTATGAACTGATGCTGCAGCTGATGGCCAAAGCCGATGATCCCTTCTCGGGCGGCCGCACCTACTATGGGCACCCGTCGCTGAAACGAGAAGGCTTCCCGACCATTCCGCACCAAAGCTCTGCCACCGGCATGCAGGCGATACCGGCCACAGGCATGGCCCATGGCCTGGCTTACCTGGAGGGGCAGGGCCTGCTGAAAGGAGAGGAGCGCCCTATTGTGCTCTGTTCTTTAGGGGATGGCTCCGTAACCGAAGGCGAAGTTGCCGAAGCCTTCCAAATGGCGGTGCTCAAGGGGCTGCCGATTATCTACCTGATTCAGGACAACGACTGGGGCATTTCGGCTACAGGCAAAGAAATGCGCGCCATGGACGCCTTTGAGTATGCCGCTGGCTTTAAAGGGATGGAGCGCCTGCGCGTAAACGGCTCCGACTTCGAGGAATCGTATGAAGGAATGCGTGTTGCCATCGAGTATGTGCGCAAAGTACGCAGACCGATTCTCGTGCACGCCAAAGTGCCGCTGCTGGGCCACCATACTTCCGGTGTGCGCCGTGAGTGGTACCGGGGAGAAAACCTGCAACAGCATAGCATAGATGACCCGATTCCGAAATTGCGCGAAGTGCTCCTGGAAGCCGGATTGTCGGTAGACGATGTGAAACTGCTGGAGCAGGAAGCCATGCAAACGGTAGCAGCCGATTATGAGCGTGCGCTGAATGCACCTAATCCAGACCCGGCTTCTTTTGACAAGCATGAGTTTGCGCCAACGCCGGTAACGGAAGAAAAAGGAGAACGAAGCCCAGCAGGTGCCGAGAAAGTGACCATGGTAGATGCTGCCCTGCACGCTGTGGATGATATCCTGAATACTTACCCTGAGGCGCTTTTTTACGGCCAGGATGTAGGCGGAGAGCTAGGCGGTGTTTTCCGTGAAGCGGCATTGTTGGCAAAGAAGTATGGCGATGCCCGCGTGTTTAACACACCAATTCAGGAAGCTTACATAGTTGGCTCTACGGCAGGCATGTCAGCGGTAGGTGCTAAAGCGATTGTAGAGATACAGTTTGCTGATTATATCTGGCCAGGCATTAACCAACTGGTGGAGGAGCTGTCAAAAAGCTGCTACCTGAGCAATGGCCAGTTCCCGGTTCAGTCCGTTATTCGCGTACCGATTGGGGCCTATGGCGGCGGCGGGCCTTACCACTCCGGAAGTATAGAATCTACGCTGCTGAACATACGCGGCATAAAGGTAATTTTCCCGAGCAACGCTGCCGACATGAAAGGATTGATGAAAGCCGCTTTCCTGGACCCGAATCCAGTGGTGATGCTGGAGCACAAAGGCATTTACTGGTCTAAAGTACCGGGCACTGAAGACGCCAAAACGTTTGAACCAGACGAAGATTACATCCTGCCACTGGGCAAGGCGAACATGGTGCAGCAGGCAAGCGAGGAGGAGATGCGCATGGGCAACAGCATGACGGTGATTACCTACGGCATGGGCGTATACTGGGCAAAAACCGCTTCAAAGCAATTCCCGGGCAGTATAGAAATCGTGGACCTGCGTACGCTAAACCCGCTGGACTACGAGACAGTACGCGCCTCAGTGGAGCGCCACGGCAAAGCGCTGGTGCTGACAGAAGAACCGCTGATGAACTCATTCGCTGAATCCCTGGCTGGTCGCTTGTCTAGAGATTGCTTCCAGAAACTAGATGCGCCGATTTATACGTTGGGTGCCGCCAACCTTCCGGCCATTCCTTTGAATGTGGAGCTGGAGAAAATGATGCTGCCGAATGCAGAGAAAGTGGCAGCCAAAATGGAAGAATTGCTGAACTACTAA
- a CDS encoding DUF2254 domain-containing protein: MKRLISHLKFLYQYITTSIGFYPTLISVCFFALALLMLYLETQGLSKSLKDNLPLLIISNGETARLILSTIAGGIISLTVFSFTMVMLVLNQASANFTPRVIPGLISHKSNQSVLGLYLGTLVYTLVVMVNVRSDYYSVPLPGFTIFLAMCFAIICLGFFVYFIHAVSQSIQIESILENIFYVTKRSLEGEIDRDRGTAIPNVFNQQAEWQTLESPTTGYLQSLDTGAVMGLLREYEVVLDFFEPLGSFLVEGVPFARVNKRLPDMKEFTSRLFGHVNFYREERPDVNYIFGFKHITESAVKALSPGINDPGTAIKAIDYLTALFALRMDLTDEKVLYDKDNAGRIHFKHETFGDLYAVSLSPIRLYGKGSVIIVLRLLQLLQSLLHKVGPHPELKPVLYGEAILLIHDADENTENPGDREKINSLLRQLNNMQVLDKPLPLLKRETSCV, from the coding sequence ATGAAAAGACTAATCAGCCACCTGAAGTTTCTGTACCAGTACATCACCACCAGTATTGGCTTTTACCCGACCCTTATCTCCGTGTGCTTTTTCGCGCTGGCGCTGCTGATGCTCTACCTCGAGACGCAGGGCCTGAGCAAGAGCCTGAAGGATAACCTGCCGCTCCTGATCATCAGTAACGGAGAAACGGCCCGCCTGATTCTCAGCACAATAGCCGGTGGCATTATCTCGCTGACAGTGTTTAGCTTTACCATGGTGATGCTGGTGCTCAACCAGGCCAGCGCGAACTTTACGCCTCGCGTTATCCCGGGCCTGATCTCCCACAAGTCGAACCAAAGTGTGCTGGGCCTGTATCTGGGCACCCTGGTTTACACGCTGGTGGTGATGGTGAACGTGAGGTCCGATTACTACAGCGTGCCGCTGCCGGGCTTTACCATTTTCCTGGCCATGTGCTTTGCCATTATCTGCCTGGGCTTTTTTGTGTACTTCATTCACGCGGTGTCGCAGTCCATCCAAATCGAAAGCATCCTCGAAAACATCTTCTACGTCACCAAGAGAAGCCTGGAGGGGGAAATCGACAGGGACAGGGGAACGGCAATTCCGAACGTCTTTAACCAGCAAGCGGAGTGGCAAACACTGGAGAGCCCCACCACCGGCTACCTGCAAAGCCTGGACACAGGCGCGGTGATGGGCCTTTTGCGGGAGTATGAGGTGGTGTTGGACTTTTTCGAGCCGCTCGGCAGTTTTCTGGTAGAGGGAGTGCCCTTTGCGAGGGTCAACAAGAGGCTGCCTGACATGAAGGAGTTTACCAGCCGCCTCTTCGGGCACGTTAACTTTTACCGCGAAGAGCGGCCGGATGTAAACTACATCTTCGGCTTTAAGCACATCACCGAGAGTGCCGTAAAAGCCTTGAGCCCGGGAATCAACGACCCGGGCACAGCCATCAAGGCCATCGACTACCTCACCGCCCTCTTCGCATTGAGAATGGATCTGACCGATGAGAAAGTGCTCTACGACAAAGACAACGCAGGGCGCATCCACTTTAAGCACGAAACCTTCGGAGACCTCTACGCAGTGTCGCTTAGCCCCATCCGGCTGTACGGCAAGGGCAGCGTAATCATCGTGCTACGGCTGCTGCAGCTGCTGCAAAGCCTGCTGCATAAGGTGGGCCCGCACCCAGAGCTAAAGCCGGTGCTGTACGGGGAGGCCATTTTACTCATACATGACGCGGATGAGAACACCGAGAACCCTGGTGACCGCGAAAAAATAAACAGCCTGCTGCGGCAGCTGAACAACATGCAGGTACTGGATAAACCTTTGCCGCTGCTGAAGCGGGAAACTAGCTGCGTCTGA
- the hemF gene encoding oxygen-dependent coproporphyrinogen oxidase, with protein sequence MFREKVEAFMRQFQSDLCHALETCDGGAKFSSEIWQHEGGGGGNTRVIEGGNVLEKGGVNFSAVQGELSPQFLKALQMPDPNYFATGVSVVMHPSSPMVPITHMNVRYFEAGNGQAWFGGGIDLTPIYLDLKQAREFHEQMKAVCDKHHPSYYPEFKKWADDYFYNEHRDETRGVGGIFFDRLMATDEISMEDRLAFVHDVAYAFAPFYTSIINQNRDLPYGEREKQWQLMRRGRYVEFNLVYDRGTKFGLLTKGRIESILMSLPTHASWIYNFTPEAGSPEEQTQEYLKKDIDWINAGK encoded by the coding sequence ATGTTTAGAGAAAAAGTAGAGGCGTTTATGCGCCAGTTCCAGTCAGACCTTTGCCATGCTTTGGAAACCTGCGACGGCGGTGCCAAGTTCAGTTCAGAAATCTGGCAGCATGAAGGCGGCGGCGGCGGTAACACCCGCGTGATTGAAGGCGGTAATGTGCTGGAAAAAGGCGGCGTAAACTTTTCTGCGGTGCAGGGCGAGCTATCGCCTCAGTTCCTGAAGGCGCTGCAAATGCCAGACCCGAACTACTTTGCTACCGGCGTATCGGTGGTGATGCACCCGAGCAGCCCCATGGTGCCGATCACGCACATGAACGTGCGCTACTTTGAGGCTGGCAACGGACAGGCCTGGTTTGGCGGCGGCATTGATCTTACGCCCATCTACCTGGACCTCAAGCAGGCACGCGAGTTCCATGAGCAGATGAAGGCCGTGTGCGATAAACATCACCCAAGCTATTACCCGGAGTTCAAAAAATGGGCCGACGACTATTTCTATAACGAACACCGCGACGAGACACGCGGCGTGGGCGGCATTTTCTTCGATAGGTTAATGGCAACAGATGAGATAAGCATGGAAGACCGCCTGGCCTTTGTGCATGATGTGGCCTATGCCTTTGCTCCTTTTTATACATCCATCATCAACCAAAACCGCGACCTGCCTTACGGAGAGCGCGAAAAGCAATGGCAGCTCATGCGCCGTGGCCGTTACGTGGAGTTTAACCTGGTGTACGACCGTGGCACCAAATTCGGCCTGCTTACCAAAGGCAGAATAGAGTCAATTTTGATGAGCTTGCCAACGCACGCTTCCTGGATTTATAACTTCACGCCAGAGGCAGGCAGCCCGGAGGAGCAGACACAGGAGTACCTGAAAAAAGACATCGACTGGATTAACGCCGGAAAGTAA